A genomic segment from Xyrauchen texanus isolate HMW12.3.18 chromosome 21, RBS_HiC_50CHRs, whole genome shotgun sequence encodes:
- the LOC127661627 gene encoding putative gonadotropin-releasing hormone II receptor, whose product MNYSPPTSENIMFHQLATDALNGSCDYTLPTYNNSTGEAALQLPTFSMAAKVRVIITFNLCAVSAVCNLAVLWSASTNNKRKSHVRILIINLTVADLLVTFIVMPVDAAWNITVQWLAGDLACRLLMFLKLVAMYSCAFVTVVISLDRQSAILNPLAINKAKKKNQIMLSVAWGMSVVLSIPQMFLFHNVTITVPANFTQCTTRGSFVKHWQETLYNMFTFICLFLIPLAIMIFCYTRILVEISRRMTIGNISSKEVHLRRSNSNIPKARMRTLKMSIVIVTSFIVCWTPYYLLGLWYWFLPDDLEETVSHSLTHLLFIFGLFNAILDPITYGLFTIHFRKGLKRYCRNAVVLTESENNTIMTGSLKCSPSPFRLKRLNKCCSGADRMQNFVSGENKMPSDSKYKE is encoded by the exons atgAATTACAGCCCTCCAACATCTGAGAACATCATGTTTCATCAATTGGCTACAGATGCTCTTAATGGTAGTTGCGACTATACCTTGCCCACATATAACAATAGCACAGGTGAAGCAGCATTGCAGCTGCCTACCTTCTCCATGGCAGCAAAAGTGAGGGTGATAATTACCTTCAATCTTTGCGCAGTGTCGGCCGTGTGCAACCTTGCTGTGTTGTGGTCTGCCAGCACTAACAACAAGCGCAAATCCCATGTAAGAATTTTAATCATAAACCTAACTGTGGCTGACCTGCTGGTAACTTTCATTGTGATGCCTGTTGATGCAGCTTGGAACATCACAGTTCAGTGGCTAGCAGGAGACCTGGCTTGCAGGTTGTTAATGTTTCTAAAGCTTGTGGCCATGTACTCCTGTGCCTTTGTGACTGTGGTCATAAGCCTGGACCGACAATCGGCCATTCTCAACCCTCTGGCCATCAATAAGGCTAAGAAGAAGAACCAAATAATGCTGAGTGTGGCCTGGGGGATGAGTGTTGTTCTCTCTATACCCCAG ATGTTCCTGTTTCATAATGTGACCATCACAGTGCCTGCCAACTTCACTCAATGCACCACCCGAGGGAGCTTTGTTAAGCACTGGCAGGAGACGCTCTACAATATGTTCACCTTCATTTGCTTGTTCCTCATACCTCTGGCCATCATGATCTTCTGCTACACAAGGATATTGGTGGAGATCTCTCGAAGAATGACCATAGGAAATA TATCTTCGAAGGAAGTCCACTTGCGGCGTTCCAACAGCAACATCCCAAAGGCACGTATGAGGACATTGAAAATGAGCATAGTCATTGTGACTTCTTTCATCGTATGTTGGACCCCTTACTACTTGCTGGGTTTGTGGTACTGGTTCCTTCCTGATGATTTAGAGGAGACCGTTTCTCACTCATTGactcatttgctttttatttttgggcTCTTTAACGCCATTCTGGATCCTATCACTTATGGCCTGTTCACCATCCATTTCCGCAAAGGACTGAAGCGCTACTGTCGGAACGCAGTCGTACTTACCGAGTCGGAGAACAACACCATAATGACTGGCTCGTTAAAATGCTCACCATCCCCCTTTCGCCTAAAAAGACTGAACAAGTGTTGTTCGGGAGCTGACCGAATGCAGAATTTTGTTAGTGGGGAGAACAAGATGCCATCTGACAGTAAATACAAGGAGTAG